In the genome of cyanobacterium endosymbiont of Braarudosphaera bigelowii, one region contains:
- the cobM gene encoding precorrin-4 C(11)-methyltransferase, with product MTPLKPLVYFIGAGPGDPELLTLKAYKIITQADVILYADSLIPKQILQDVRKDAQLITTGNKTLESIIELIKNRVEHGYTVVRLHSGDLTLYSAIYEQITLLIKENIKFELVPGISAFQAAAAKISAELTIPELVQTIILTRVDGAASKVPSPEKLEKLAAHKSSLCLYLAARHAEKSQAALLKHYPSNTLVAICFRVGWPDEVIRIVPLENMAEVTQKEKLIRTTLYIISPALKTNIDNRSKLYHPDHNHLFRPERNKNI from the coding sequence ATGACTCCTTTAAAACCATTAGTTTACTTTATTGGTGCTGGTCCAGGTGATCCAGAACTGTTGACTTTAAAGGCATATAAAATAATTACTCAAGCTGATGTTATTTTATATGCAGATTCTTTAATTCCAAAACAAATTTTACAAGATGTTCGCAAAGATGCACAGCTAATTACTACTGGAAATAAAACTCTTGAGAGTATAATAGAGTTAATAAAAAATAGAGTTGAACATGGTTATACTGTTGTACGTCTTCATTCAGGAGATTTAACACTTTATAGTGCAATCTATGAACAAATTACTCTTCTGATTAAAGAAAATATTAAATTTGAACTAGTTCCCGGTATTAGTGCTTTTCAAGCAGCAGCAGCTAAAATTAGCGCAGAATTGACAATTCCTGAGCTAGTGCAGACAATCATATTAACACGTGTAGACGGTGCTGCGTCGAAAGTGCCCAGTCCTGAAAAACTAGAAAAATTAGCGGCTCATAAATCAAGTCTATGTCTTTATTTAGCAGCACGTCATGCAGAAAAATCACAAGCTGCACTCCTCAAACACTATCCCTCTAATACTTTAGTTGCTATATGTTTTCGAGTTGGCTGGCCAGATGAAGTAATTCGAATTGTTCCTTTAGAAAACATGGCAGAAGTTACTCAAAAAGAAAAACTTATTCGCACTACTCTCTATATTATTAGTCCCGCTCTAAAAACTAACATTGATAATCGTTCTAAGTTGTATCATCCTGATCATAATCATTTATTTAGGCCCGAAAGAAATAAGAATATTTGA
- a CDS encoding helix-hairpin-helix domain-containing protein codes for MIFSFLANKLNSQKRSLRERIKNDPYHRFTSFEEISIAEELGVKIEIDKANVDDLLRLPGISIHQARSLVELINSGVEILSVEDMSAALKIPLQRLQPLAKILAFSYYDPESALTPQRININLATLEELKGINPISNLMAEEIVKNRLTRGDFKDLADLQKRLKLNGKLASEIMHYLYF; via the coding sequence ATGATATTTTCTTTTTTAGCGAACAAATTAAACTCTCAAAAGAGAAGTCTTCGGGAACGTATTAAAAATGATCCATATCATCGTTTTACTTCTTTTGAAGAAATATCCATTGCAGAAGAGTTAGGAGTTAAAATTGAAATTGATAAGGCTAATGTTGACGATTTATTGAGGTTACCTGGAATATCAATTCACCAAGCTCGTAGTTTAGTGGAATTAATCAATTCAGGAGTAGAAATTTTGTCTGTGGAAGACATGTCAGCCGCACTAAAAATTCCTCTTCAACGTCTTCAACCTTTAGCAAAGATTTTAGCTTTTTCTTATTATGATCCTGAAAGTGCTTTAACACCACAAAGGATCAATATAAACTTAGCAACTTTAGAAGAGCTCAAAGGAATTAATCCTATTAGTAACCTAATGGCAGAAGAAATTGTAAAAAATAGATTGACAAGAGGTGATTTTAAAGACTTAGCTGATCTCCAAAAAAGATTAAAGTTAAATGGAAAACTTGCATCGGAAATTATGCATTATCTATATTTCTAG